CCGGGTTTTCTACCGGCCTGACAAGGAAGCAGCGCCGGTCACCCGCTTGCCGGTGATGGCGCTGAACCCGACGCTCGGCTGGTGCGATGACCCTGAAAGCCCCGATTATAACCGGCTCGTGCGCCTGCCGACCGGTGCTTCGCACGAGAAGCTGTGGCGGGATGATGCCCGCTATGACCTCATCCTCGTGCTTGGCCACAATGATGCACCGCCTGTGCCCGGCAAGGGCAGCGCCATCTTTGTGCATGTGGTGGAACCCGGCTTTGTGCCGACACAAGGCTGTGTCGCCTTCGAGGCAAGCGCCTTGCGCTCGCTCCTCCGGTTAGTTGCGCCAGACGACCTTTTCCGGATCGGGCGGCTTTAGGCCCGGTTGCCGAAAATGGCGGTGCCGACGCGCACATCGGTTGCCCCCATCGCGGCGGCGAGCGCGAAATCGCTGCTCATACCCATCGATAGCCGTGCGAGGCCGTGGCGGGCAGCCAGCTTTTTCAGAAGCGCGAAATGTAGGGTCGGGTCATCGTCCACAGGCGGGATCACCATCAGGCCAACAACATTCAGGCCGATCTCGCGGGCGTGGGCGAGAAGGCCGGGCAGTTCCTCAAGCGAGACCCCACCCTTTTGGTCCTCGCGGCCGGTATTCACCTGAATATAGACGGGCAGCTGGCGGCCCTGCGCATCCATTTCCTTCTTCAGGGCGTCGGCGAGCTTGATGCGGTCAAGGCTGTGAATCTCGTCAAACAGCGCAACGGCATCGCTCGCCTTGTTCGATTGCAGGCTGCCGATCAGGTGCAGCTCTACATCCGGGAAACGTTCCTTGAGGGGGAGCCAGCGGCCCTCGGCCTCCTGCACGCGGTTCTCGCCGAAAACGCGGTGGCCGGCCTCAAGTGCCTCGACGACCCGGTCTTCTGGTTGCATCTTGGAAACTGCAATCAGGCGTGGCTGCACGTCGGGTGCACCGGCATGGCGGCACATGCGGCTGATGTCTTTGGAGACCTGGGCGAGATTATCGGCAACAGACGTGCTCATGTCCTGTCCTTGTCGTGGCAGCTATTCGGGGGCTGGAGGCTTCAGGGAGCTATGTGGTATGAGGCCGTCATGGTCAAGCCCTTCACGCCAGTCCGCCATCAGATTTGCCGCCGCGCCGGGGTGTGCGTTGCCGTCTATATCGCAGACCGCGGACGCGGCGCTGATCCGCTTTCGATCATTCGCCATCTGCCTGCCGGCGCGTTTGTCCTCTACCGCGATTATGATGCGGTGGACCGGGCCGCGTATGCACGTGGCCTCGCCAGCGCCTGCCGGAAGCGGCACTTGCCACTCATCGTCGCAGGTGATGCGCGTCTGGCCCGTGCGGTGAAGGCTGACGGCCTCCACCTGCCGGAATATCAGCTCTATCGTCGCCCGGCGAGCTGGCGCGGGCTGCTGACGGCTGCGACCCACAGCCGACGCGCGCTCCATTTCGCCCGGTTGCGCGGGGTGGACCTTGCACTTGTCTCCCCGGTTTTTGAAACACGCAGCCATCCGGGTGCCCGCACGCTCGGGGTCCACCGGCTTGCCCGGCTCGTGCGCGGGGCAGGTGTTAGGTTCGCCGCACTTGGCGGCGTGAAAAAGGCAAACGCAGGCAGGCTGAGGGGGCTGCCCCTTGCCGCTATCGCCATGATGGATGGTTGGAATTAGGCCCTAGAAGCGGAACTGGCCGCCAAGGAAGACCATCTGCTCGCTTTCGGCCGAGAAGGGCGTTGCCACGATGCGGCTCGAATAATCGAGATAACGCACGCCGCCCTGCACGCCGATCCGCTCGGTCAGCCGGTAAGACGCGCCAAGCTCGACGGCCAGCACGTCGCGCGCGGCATTGTCGATGCCCATCAGGTCGGCGCCGGCCTTGTATTCGCTGAGCGAAAGGCGGGTCGCGAAGGCCCCTTGGCGCCACGAGAAGCCGACGTCATAGCCGGTCGAGCGGCCAGCGGCATGATCGGTAACCTGCAGCATGGCGGCGTCGATGGCAAAGCCGCCGAAACCAAGGCTGAGGCCGGATTCGATGCGTTCCTCGCCGGGGCTGACGCCAAACCCGAAGGCATCGGTTGCGGCCACGCGGCGGTCACCCTCGATCCGGTAGCTGCCGGAGAAGCCAAGACGGAACGCCGGGTCAGCCTTGTCCTTGCCGAAGGAAAGGGTCAGGTTGCTGTCCGCACCCGCCAGCGGCAGGCGGTTCACGCCCTGCGTGCCCGAAGGTGCCAGCAGCGAGGAGAAATCGGGAATATCGCTGGAAGTACGGCCACTGCCTATCGGGGCGGCGTTTTCCTGCAGATAGAAGAAGCCTTTTTGCTGCCCGTTGTCGTTCTGGCGCAGGCTCAGTTCCAGTTCCTTCAGGCCTTCGGCGCTGCCGTCGCGCGGCACAGGCTTCAGCCAGGCCATATGTTCGGCCATGAAGAGATCGAGGCTTTCAAGGAAACCGTTCGATTCAAAACGGGTACTGTCCTCTGCCCCGGAGGGAGCAGAGACAAGCGCGGCAACAAGAAGTGCCATTCCCGTCCTGGTCAGTCGTTTCATTGTTCGTTCCTCGAAACACGAAGGGGCACCTCGGCCCACACACGGCCCTGGAACCCATGGGGGTACACGCGGCATATCCGTTGATACGCTTTAACCGCCCATGTCCCTTTAAGGTAAGGACGATTTTTGTGCGAGGGCAAGAGGGCGGCGTTAATAAATACTGGCTGTGACCCGGAGGCCACTGTTTGTCCGCTTTTCTGGCTGGTCAGGGGGCGGTGAGGCCGCTATAAGGCCAAGGAGCATGGCGGCAAGTCCCATTTTGGGCATGTCTATGCCGCTGGAACGATAGCGAAGAACGGGAACCCAGGTATGATTCGATTGGTGCGGTTTGGCATGGTGGCAGTGGCTTCGATGATGCTCGCAGCCTGCGGCATTTTCGGCGGTGGCGACGAAGTCGACGCGCAGAAGATCGAGGCGCGGACCACGGCGCTTGGCGTCAATGGTTACCTGTGGCAAGCCACGCTTGAAACCCTGTCCTTCATGCCGATTGAAAAGGCCGACCCGGCTGCAGCCGTGATCCTGACCGGCTGGCAGACCGATCCCGCCACCCCGAGCGAGCGGGTGAAGGTGATGGTGCGTTTCCTCAGCGAAGACCTGCGTTCCGACGGCATCAAGGTCAGCGTTGTGCGGGAAGCCGATCAGGGCGGCAACTGGGTGGCGGTGCCGGTGCAGGCCTCGACGGCGCTGACGATCGAGGAATCGATCCTCGCCAAGGCCCGGACCCTGAAGGTCGGTACTGTCCGCTAAGGGCGGACGCACACTACCAAGAATTTTCCGGGTCCGGGACATGCCGCACGTCAGGCATGGCCGGACCCTTCAACTATCCGAGTGAATATCATGTCGCGCTACAATGCCAAGGCAACCGAAGCGAAATGGCAGAAGGTCTGGACAGACCGCGCCAGCTTCAAGACCGATTCCACCAGCAGCAAGCCCAAATATTATGTGCTTGAGATGTTCCCGTACCCGTCGGGCCGCATCCATATGGGCCATGTGCGGAACTATACGCTTGGTGATGTGGTTGCCCGTTTCCGCCGTGCGCGCGGCTTTGAAGTGCTGCATCCGATGGGCTGGGACGCCTTCGGCATGCCGGCTGAAAACGCCGCGATGGAACGCAAGGTCCACCCCGCCGACTGGACCTACGACAATATCGCCAACATGCGTGCCCAGCTGAAACAGGTTGGCCTCGCCATCGATTGGGACCGCGAGATCGCGACCTGCGACCCCGAATATTACGGGCAGGAACAGCGCATCTTCCTCGATTTCCTTGAAGCCGGCCTCGTTTACCGCCGCGAAAGCTGGGTGAACTGGGATCCGGTCGATAATACTGTGCTCGCGAACGAGCAGGTGATCGATGGCCGCGGCTGGCGTTCGGGTGCGCTTGTCGAGCGCCGCAAGCTCAGCCAGTGGTTCCTCAAGATCACCGATTTCGCCGACGAGCTCCTTGACGGCCTCAAGACGCTTGACCGCTGGCCCGATAAAGTCCGCCTGATGCAGGAAAACTGGATCGGCCGTTCGGAAGGCCTCGAGTTCACCTTCAAGGTCGATGAAACCGGCGAAGACCTGCCGGTTTACACCACCCGTCCGGACACGCTTTTCGGCGCCAGCTTCTGCGCGATTTCGGCTGACCATCCGATTGCCGCGAAGCTCGCTGAAGAGAATGCCGAGCTCGCAGCCTTCATCACCGAATGCCGCCAGACCGGCACCAGCGAAGAAGCGCTCGAGAAAGCGGAAAAGCGTGGCTACAACACCGGGCTTCATGTGATCCATCCGCTGGACAGCAGCTGGAAGCTGCCTGTCTATGTCGCCAACTTCGTGCTGATGGAATATGGCACCGGCGCCATTTTCGGCTGCCCGTCGGGCGACCAGCGCGACCTCGATTTCGCCCGCAAATACGGCCTGTCGGTCGTGCCGGTCGTTATGCCGGCGGACGGCGACGCTGCCACCTTCACGGTTGGCGACGAGGCCTACACGGGCCCCGGCGTGATGATCAACAGCTGCTTCATGGACGGCATGGAAGCTTCGGCTGCCAAGGCGATGATCATCGACAAGGCGGAGGCCGATGGCTGGGGCACGCGCCGCGTGAACTTCCGCCTGCGCGACTGGGGCGTTTCGCGCCAGCGCTACTGGGGCACGCCGATTCCGGTGATCCACTGCGAAGCCTGCGGCGCCGTGCCGGTGCCGGCGAGCGACCTGCCGGTGAAACTGCCGGAAGATGTGAGCTTCGACCGGCCGGGCAACCCGCTTGAACATCACCCCACCTGGAAGCATGTGAATTGCCCCTCGTGCGGCAAGCCCGCGCGCCGGGAAACCGACACGATGGACACGTTCGTGGACAGCAGCTGGTATTTCCTGCGCTTCTGCACGCCCGAACGCCATGACGTGCCGTTCGACAAGGATATCGCCGACAGCTGGATGCCGGTGCGCCAGTATATCGGCGGGATCGAGCATGCGATCCTGCACCTTCTGTATGCCCGCTTCTTCACCCGTGCGCTCCACAAGGTTGGCCGTGTTGGCATCACCGAACCCTTTGAAGGCCTCTTCACGCAGGGAATGGTGAACCACGCCACCTACAAGGACACAACCGGCCAGTGGGTTTTCCCCGAGCTTGTGCAGTCGCGCGAGGACGGCACCTTCTACCGCACCGACAACGGCCTTGATGTCGTTGAGGGCCGTGTCGAGAAGATGTCGAAATCGAAGAAGAACGTGGTCGATCCCGACGACATCATCGACCAGTACGGCGCCGATACCGCCCGCTGGTTCATGCTGTCGGACAGCCCGCCGGAGCGCGATCTCCTTTGGACCGAAGCCGGGATCGAAGGCGCATGGCGCTTCACGCAGCGCCTGCATAGGCTGGTGACCGGGGCGCTGGAGACGATGGCGCCGAAGGGTGCCGCGATGCCGGCGAGTCTGTCGGAGAGCGCGCTGGCGCTTCGCAAGGCCGCCCATAAAACGATCGACGGCGTGACCGGCGATATCGAGGCCCTGCATTTCAACAAGGCAGTGGCGCGGCTTTACGAGTTCGCCAATGCGCTTGGCGCCGATACCAAAGGCGAGGGTGCAGCTGAAGCCGTGCGCGAGGCTTGCGAAATCCTCGTGCAGCTGGTTGGCCCCATGATGCCGCACATTGCCGAGGAACTGTGGTCCAAGCTCGGTCACACGACCCTTTTGGCCGATACGCCGTGGCCGGTTGCCGACAAGGCACTTGTCGTGGACGATACCGTCACGCTTGCGGTGCAGGTGAACGGCAAAACCCGCGACACGATCGATGTGGCGAAGGATATGCCGAAGGACGAGGTCGAGAAGGTGGCGTTGGCGAACGACAAGGTCGCCAGGTTCCTTGACGGCGTCACCGTCCGCAAGGTCATCGTCGTGCCGGGCCGTATTGTCAATATCGTTGCGAACTAGGAGCCTCTGACCCATGCGCCTTGCCCCCGTCTTCGCCCTTGCCGCCGCCCTGCTGACCGCTGCCTGCGGTTTCCAGCCGCTCTATCAAGGTGGTGCTGACGGGGCGGTGCGTGGCGGGATCGCGGGTGTCGAGGTCGGCCCGATTGCCGACCGGCTGGGGCAGGAGATGCGCAACCGCCTGATCGAACGGATGGGTTCGGGCGAGGGCAGCGATTACCGGCTGGATGTGGTGCTGAACACCGAAACCGAAGGCTTCGGTATCCGCTCGGACGCCGCCGCCACGCAGGAACAGATGATCCTGACGGCCGCCATCCGCCTCACCCCCATCGGCACCGACACACCGGTGATCGAGGATACCCTGCGTGCCCGCACGTCTTACGATCTTGTGCTGTCGGATTATGCGACGGTCGCCGAGCGGGAAGATGCCGCCCGCCGCCTCGCCTTTGAACTTGCCGAGCGTATCCACCGCCGCCTTGCCCTCTATTTCAATCAGAAGGACAAGGAAAAGACCGGCCAATGAAGGTTGCACCCCGCGACATCGAAGCCGTTTGCCGGTCGCTGCCGGCCGGGGTTCGGGTCGTGCTGGTGTATGGCCGGGACGAGGGCCTCGCGCGTGAACGCGCCACCCGCATCGGCAAGCAGATTGCCCCCGATCTTTCCGATCCTTTCCAGGTTGCCCGCCCCGATAATGCGACGGTGAAGGCCACGCCGTCGCTTCTCGTTGATGAAATGTCGGCCATCTCGATGCTTGGCGGGCGCCGCCTTGTGCGCCTTGAAGGTGCCGGCAACGACATGACAGACGCGGTGAAACTGGTGCTGGCCGACCCGCGCGGTGACGGGCTTCTCCTCATCACGGCGGGGGACCTTGATGGCGGCTCGTCGCTCCGCAAGGCGGTTGAGGGCGGCAAGGATGCGCTCGCCATCGCCTGCTATGAGGATAATGCCCGCGATCTCTCGGGCCTTGTGCAGGAAGTGCTGTCCGCTGCCGGGCTTCGCGCCAGCCGCGATGCGATGGCCTATCTGATTGAAAACCTGGGCGGGGACCGTGCCGTTTCGCGCGGGGAGCTCGACAAGCTTGTCCTTTATAAGGGCAATGACAAAAGCGAGATCACGCTGGATGATGCCCGCGCCTGCGTGGGCGACACGGCGGCCTTCGCACTGCATGAGATTGCCTCTGCTGTGACTGCGGGCGACATGAAAAAGCTGGAAACGGGGCTGGAGCGCGCCTGGATCGCCGGTGAAAGCCCCATCGCGATCCTCCTGCTGCTCTCTCGCCGCCTGATGCGCCTGCATTATGCGCGTGCCTTGATGACAGAACAGAATCTGGGCCCCGCCGAAGCGGTGGAACGCCTGCGCCCGCCCGTCATTTTCTTCGAAAAACCGGTCTTCACCGCCGATCTCGCCCGCTGGACCGCCCGGAAGATCGAACAGGCGCTCGATATCCTCATCGAAGCCGATCTCGAGTGCAAAACCACCGGCAACCCGGCGGAGGTTATCTGCGCCCGCGCCTGCCTGCGCCTCGCCAAAGCGGCGCGGTAAATCAGGCGGAAAAGCCGATTCGTTACAACGTGTTAGCGCTGGTCACGCCTGTGGATAACTTAGCTTCCTCTAAATTACCGTTAAGATTCAATTAACTAATTGTCTACCAGCAAAGTGCGGTTGACACTTCAACATTCTGTATAAAAAATCGATGCTGACCCAAGATGTAGTGGCTGCGGTGTACGAGACCGCAGCCACTATAAACCGCAATATAGGTGTCTGCCCGCGGTCAAAGGCGTTCGACAGGGAAATTCTACCCCAAACTTCTCAGGGGTCAAGGCAGACACGAGGCGAAGCTGACGAATAAAGGAGGCCAAAATGGCTGACGTCACATACCCGTGTTACAAACAACGAAAAGATGCTAGCGGTCAGTGGTATTGGATATACTACGCCAAAAATAAAGAAGAGATCGCGAGGAGTAGTGAAAGCTATCACAATCGTAGCGATTGTACTCATAGCATCAATTTGGTCAAAAACTCCAAGGACGACCAAATTTACTATTACGACTAATCATATGGGCCGGCTGTGTCTGTGTGTGGTACAGCCGGTCCGCATCTGGGTTTTTTTCGATCATTCCCACCTTTGGATATATCCAAATTTGACGCGGCAGGCTCACCCCTGCCCGTGGAGTTGCCGGTAGGCCGTCGGGCTCATGCCGAAACGGCGTTCGAATGCCTGAATGAGCCGTCCGGCGGTGCCGAAGCCTGAATGGGCAGCGACAGCCTTCAGCGGCAGGCCGGGGCCTTCCAACAGGCTACGGGCGGCGTCAAGCCGCAGGCGCTCGAGATACCGGGCCGGTGTGTCGCCGGTTTCCTTCACGAAATGACGGTGGAAGCTGCGCTCGCTCATGCCGGCGCGGGCGGCGGCATCGCTCACATTGATCGGACCGGCCAGATTGTCGGCCATCCAGCTGATGATGGCACCGCAGCTGCCGGCGGATTTCACCTGACCCTTCAGAAGCGTGCTGAACTGGCTCTGGCTGCCCGGCCGGCGGGCGTAAACCACAAGGCCGCGCGCGACCTTCATGGCGAGGTCGCGGCCAAGGTCGGCTTCCACAAGTGCCAGGCACATATCGATGCCCGCTGTCACCCCGGCAGAGGACCAGAGATCGCTGTCCTGCACATAAAGTGCGTCGGCATCGACACTGACCGCCGGATATAGCTCCTGCATGCGTCTGGCCCAGCGCCAGTGGGTGGCAAGGCGCTTGCCTTCGGCCACCCCGGCAGCGGCCAGAATGAAGGCGCCGGTGCAAACGGACCCCAACCGTCGCGCACAGCCAGCCGCCTTTCGCACAAAGGCTTGCAGGCGGGCATCGTTCGCGGCTTCTTCGGCCCCATGCCCCCCTGAAATCAGGACGGTGTCGGCGTCCTCTGGGTTGATTTCATCCAGCGGTGTGGCCTGCAGGGTGAGCCCGGCGGTCGTGGCAATCTCGCGGCCCTCAAGGCTCGCGAGCAACACCCGATACTGCGGCTGCGGGGACAGTTCGCTTGCCGAGGCAAAGACCTGCGCCGGGCCGGTGATATCCAGAATCTGGGCGCGGTCGAAGCCGACGATCACAATGGTGCGCATGGGCGCCCTCTCCAGTTTGGCAGAAAATACACATAATGTGTCATATCAGACAATCACGATCAAGCCTAGGATAGGGGCACAAAAAACCGAGACACGACACGAAGGAGAAAAACCATGACCATCGAAATCGGATTTCTGCTGTTCAACGGCATGACCCAGCTGGATTTTGCCGGACCTTTTGAAGTGCTATCCCGTGTGCCGGGTGCGCGGGTGCACCTGGTGGCGGACAGCCTTGACCCCATCACGGCAGACACGCACCTGCGGCTGCTACCCACCGTTACCTATGACGATTGCCCGGCGCTGAATGTTGTATGCGTGCCCGGCGGGCCGCATGTGGAAAGCGTTTACGAGAATGCGGCTGCCATCGATTTCCTGCGCCGGCAGGCCGCACAGGCGGATTATGTGACCTCGGTCTGCACCGGGTCCCTGATCCTTGGCGTTGCCGGGCTTCTGGACGGCTACAAGGCGACCAGTCACTGGACGTCGTTGCCGCTTCTCGCCCATTTCGGCGCGGTGCCGACCAAGGGCCGGGTGGTGACCGACCGCAACCGCATCACCGGCGGCGGGGTAACGGCGGGGATCGATTTCGGCCTCACAGTCGCGGCGGCGCTTGTCGGCGAAACGGCAGCCAAGATGATCCAGCTGGGCCTTGAATATGATCCGGCGCCGCCCTTCAACAGCGGCCATCCGGACGTGGCGGACAAAGAGATCACCGATGCGGTGCTGGCCGCCATGCAGGACCGGCTCGACACGCGTTTCAAGCGCGCGGCGGAATTCGCCTGACCCTCGACCTGGCTCACGACAGCCTTTAAAAAAGACGAACCGGCTGCAACCTCATGGATTGCAGCCGGCCCGCACTTCGGAGCTTTCCGCTCCCGGACTCTGGAGAGGTTGTTGCTCTTAATTCAGGGTTTCCGGGGTCGGTTCTTCTGCGCCTTGCTGTTCCTGGGCCATTTGAGCCCGGTACAGGGCTTCAAAATTGATCGGCTCAAGCAGCAGCGGCGGGAAGCCACCATCGCGCGACGCATCGGCAATGATGCGACGGGCAAACGGGAACATCAGCATCGGGGCCTGCACCAGGAGGAAGGCGCGAACCGCTTCCTCGGGCACGTTCCGGAGGCCGAAAAGGCTGCCGTACACAAGCTCGACAGCGAACGCGACCTGGTTCTTGCCGTCTTCGAGCGTGTTGTTGGCAGTGGCGGAAATCTTCAGTTCCACCTCGTAAACGTCGTCACCCAGCCGGTGCACGCCCACATTCACATTCACATCGATCGCCGGTTTGGCGGCGGTCATGTTCTGCAGGCTTGCCGGGGCATTCGGGTTTTCGAAGGACAGGTCCTTCACATATTGGGTGATCACGCCAACCTGCGGCATGTCGGCGCCATCCGGGGCGGGACCGCTCAGCGGGTTCTGGTCGTTCTCGAAAACATTGTCGGCCATGGTAAGTGCGTTTCCTATTTGGGGCGCCGCCGGTTTCGATGGCCACCCGGGATCGTTTTCGGGGGACACGGCTAGCACGGTTTGAAGGGGGGAACAACCCGGAATTCCGGGCTTTCCGGCAATTTCACAATTTGTCGATAGGGCGTGGCGGGGTGGTGTCGTCCTTTTCGGAAACCACTTCGCCCTCGATGATAATGACCCGGCCTGATCCACCCCGCGGGCGGACCATCAATCCGGCAGCACCCACCTTGATCAGCGCACTGCGCACCGGCGGGATCAGGAGAAGGAAACCGAGGCCGTCTGTCAGGAAACCCGGGATCATCAGGCAGAAACCGGCAACCAGGAGGAAGGCACCATGCACGAGCGTGGCGCCCACGGGCTGTCCGTCAGCGGCGGCGCGCTGCATGTCCAGCATCAGCCCTATGCCCTGATGGCGCACAAGGCCAAGGCCGACAACAGCCGTCAGGATGCAAAGGCCAACGGTCGACAAGGCGCCGATTTCGTCGCCCACGTCGATCAATACAGTCAGCTCCGCCACCGGCAGGCCGATCAGAAGAATGAGGAGAATCCAACCCATCGCTTGTTCTTTTCGTTCAACACTCCTATCTATTAGGGGATCATGGGCGCTGCCTTCAATGGTTTGGCGCTTTAAAAACTCTGCTGGGTCGACCTGGAACACGATACATGGAAATTTTCGACATCATCATCCTTGCCATGGTGGCCGGATTCATTTTCCTGCGCCTGAGGGGCGAACTGGGCAACAAGACCGGCAATGAACCCTTGCCGCCGTCGAACCCGCACCCGCGCGCCGCGGGGTCTGACCGCGTGGTCGACCTGCAGGGCCGCCCGGTTGACGATGCCGATTATGCAGCCCCTGCCGAGGCCGAAGCTGCCGATCCGCGCTTTGCGTCGGCCTTCAATGCCATGCGCCGGCTGGACAGCCATTTCAGCCCCGCGCAGTTCCTGAACGGTGCGGCGCAGGCTTATCCGATGATC
The Gimibacter soli DNA segment above includes these coding regions:
- a CDS encoding L,D-transpeptidase family protein, yielding MPQVWTVTPSADDATKGQLSGPLLKAPCALGRSGVVPEADKTEGDGATPAGTYALRRVFYRPDKEAAPVTRLPVMALNPTLGWCDDPESPDYNRLVRLPTGASHEKLWRDDARYDLILVLGHNDAPPVPGKGSAIFVHVVEPGFVPTQGCVAFEASALRSLLRLVAPDDLFRIGRL
- a CDS encoding YggS family pyridoxal phosphate-dependent enzyme, which codes for MSTSVADNLAQVSKDISRMCRHAGAPDVQPRLIAVSKMQPEDRVVEALEAGHRVFGENRVQEAEGRWLPLKERFPDVELHLIGSLQSNKASDAVALFDEIHSLDRIKLADALKKEMDAQGRQLPVYIQVNTGREDQKGGVSLEELPGLLAHAREIGLNVVGLMVIPPVDDDPTLHFALLKKLAARHGLARLSMGMSSDFALAAAMGATDVRVGTAIFGNRA
- a CDS encoding thiamine phosphate synthase — protein: MVKPFTPVRHQICRRAGVCVAVYIADRGRGADPLSIIRHLPAGAFVLYRDYDAVDRAAYARGLASACRKRHLPLIVAGDARLARAVKADGLHLPEYQLYRRPASWRGLLTAATHSRRALHFARLRGVDLALVSPVFETRSHPGARTLGVHRLARLVRGAGVRFAALGGVKKANAGRLRGLPLAAIAMMDGWN
- a CDS encoding porin, which encodes MKRLTRTGMALLVAALVSAPSGAEDSTRFESNGFLESLDLFMAEHMAWLKPVPRDGSAEGLKELELSLRQNDNGQQKGFFYLQENAAPIGSGRTSSDIPDFSSLLAPSGTQGVNRLPLAGADSNLTLSFGKDKADPAFRLGFSGSYRIEGDRRVAATDAFGFGVSPGEERIESGLSLGFGGFAIDAAMLQVTDHAAGRSTGYDVGFSWRQGAFATRLSLSEYKAGADLMGIDNAARDVLAVELGASYRLTERIGVQGGVRYLDYSSRIVATPFSAESEQMVFLGGQFRF
- a CDS encoding DUF3576 domain-containing protein; the protein is MIRLVRFGMVAVASMMLAACGIFGGGDEVDAQKIEARTTALGVNGYLWQATLETLSFMPIEKADPAAAVILTGWQTDPATPSERVKVMVRFLSEDLRSDGIKVSVVREADQGGNWVAVPVQASTALTIEESILAKARTLKVGTVR
- the leuS gene encoding leucine--tRNA ligase: MSRYNAKATEAKWQKVWTDRASFKTDSTSSKPKYYVLEMFPYPSGRIHMGHVRNYTLGDVVARFRRARGFEVLHPMGWDAFGMPAENAAMERKVHPADWTYDNIANMRAQLKQVGLAIDWDREIATCDPEYYGQEQRIFLDFLEAGLVYRRESWVNWDPVDNTVLANEQVIDGRGWRSGALVERRKLSQWFLKITDFADELLDGLKTLDRWPDKVRLMQENWIGRSEGLEFTFKVDETGEDLPVYTTRPDTLFGASFCAISADHPIAAKLAEENAELAAFITECRQTGTSEEALEKAEKRGYNTGLHVIHPLDSSWKLPVYVANFVLMEYGTGAIFGCPSGDQRDLDFARKYGLSVVPVVMPADGDAATFTVGDEAYTGPGVMINSCFMDGMEASAAKAMIIDKAEADGWGTRRVNFRLRDWGVSRQRYWGTPIPVIHCEACGAVPVPASDLPVKLPEDVSFDRPGNPLEHHPTWKHVNCPSCGKPARRETDTMDTFVDSSWYFLRFCTPERHDVPFDKDIADSWMPVRQYIGGIEHAILHLLYARFFTRALHKVGRVGITEPFEGLFTQGMVNHATYKDTTGQWVFPELVQSREDGTFYRTDNGLDVVEGRVEKMSKSKKNVVDPDDIIDQYGADTARWFMLSDSPPERDLLWTEAGIEGAWRFTQRLHRLVTGALETMAPKGAAMPASLSESALALRKAAHKTIDGVTGDIEALHFNKAVARLYEFANALGADTKGEGAAEAVREACEILVQLVGPMMPHIAEELWSKLGHTTLLADTPWPVADKALVVDDTVTLAVQVNGKTRDTIDVAKDMPKDEVEKVALANDKVARFLDGVTVRKVIVVPGRIVNIVAN
- the lptE gene encoding LPS assembly lipoprotein LptE, with the protein product MRLAPVFALAAALLTAACGFQPLYQGGADGAVRGGIAGVEVGPIADRLGQEMRNRLIERMGSGEGSDYRLDVVLNTETEGFGIRSDAAATQEQMILTAAIRLTPIGTDTPVIEDTLRARTSYDLVLSDYATVAEREDAARRLAFELAERIHRRLALYFNQKDKEKTGQ
- the holA gene encoding DNA polymerase III subunit delta; this encodes MKVAPRDIEAVCRSLPAGVRVVLVYGRDEGLARERATRIGKQIAPDLSDPFQVARPDNATVKATPSLLVDEMSAISMLGGRRLVRLEGAGNDMTDAVKLVLADPRGDGLLLITAGDLDGGSSLRKAVEGGKDALAIACYEDNARDLSGLVQEVLSAAGLRASRDAMAYLIENLGGDRAVSRGELDKLVLYKGNDKSEITLDDARACVGDTAAFALHEIASAVTAGDMKKLETGLERAWIAGESPIAILLLLSRRLMRLHYARALMTEQNLGPAEAVERLRPPVIFFEKPVFTADLARWTARKIEQALDILIEADLECKTTGNPAEVICARACLRLAKAAR
- a CDS encoding YegP family protein — encoded protein: MADVTYPCYKQRKDASGQWYWIYYAKNKEEIARSSESYHNRSDCTHSINLVKNSKDDQIYYYD
- a CDS encoding GlxA family transcriptional regulator, whose amino-acid sequence is MRTIVIVGFDRAQILDITGPAQVFASASELSPQPQYRVLLASLEGREIATTAGLTLQATPLDEINPEDADTVLISGGHGAEEAANDARLQAFVRKAAGCARRLGSVCTGAFILAAAGVAEGKRLATHWRWARRMQELYPAVSVDADALYVQDSDLWSSAGVTAGIDMCLALVEADLGRDLAMKVARGLVVYARRPGSQSQFSTLLKGQVKSAGSCGAIISWMADNLAGPINVSDAAARAGMSERSFHRHFVKETGDTPARYLERLRLDAARSLLEGPGLPLKAVAAHSGFGTAGRLIQAFERRFGMSPTAYRQLHGQG
- a CDS encoding DJ-1/PfpI family protein, with translation MTIEIGFLLFNGMTQLDFAGPFEVLSRVPGARVHLVADSLDPITADTHLRLLPTVTYDDCPALNVVCVPGGPHVESVYENAAAIDFLRRQAAQADYVTSVCTGSLILGVAGLLDGYKATSHWTSLPLLAHFGAVPTKGRVVTDRNRITGGGVTAGIDFGLTVAAALVGETAAKMIQLGLEYDPAPPFNSGHPDVADKEITDAVLAAMQDRLDTRFKRAAEFA
- the secB gene encoding protein-export chaperone SecB is translated as MADNVFENDQNPLSGPAPDGADMPQVGVITQYVKDLSFENPNAPASLQNMTAAKPAIDVNVNVGVHRLGDDVYEVELKISATANNTLEDGKNQVAFAVELVYGSLFGLRNVPEEAVRAFLLVQAPMLMFPFARRIIADASRDGGFPPLLLEPINFEALYRAQMAQEQQGAEEPTPETLN
- a CDS encoding FxsA family protein, with the translated sequence MGWILLILLIGLPVAELTVLIDVGDEIGALSTVGLCILTAVVGLGLVRHQGIGLMLDMQRAAADGQPVGATLVHGAFLLVAGFCLMIPGFLTDGLGFLLLIPPVRSALIKVGAAGLMVRPRGGSGRVIIIEGEVVSEKDDTTPPRPIDKL